One Polynucleobacter sp. MWH-Spelu-300-X4 genomic window carries:
- a CDS encoding c-type cytochrome produces the protein MKKLFISGLLISALSAVSIGAYAQSLQVKQWASSCFACHGTDGYSEGGMASLAGQKKSDLIEKMKDYQSGKRVASVMHQLSKGYSDEQIEAIAGYFAALPHEKPAAKTK, from the coding sequence ATGAAAAAACTATTCATAAGTGGGTTATTAATAAGCGCACTAAGTGCTGTATCTATTGGAGCGTATGCGCAGTCATTGCAGGTGAAGCAATGGGCATCTTCTTGTTTCGCCTGCCATGGTACAGATGGATATTCAGAGGGTGGCATGGCTAGTTTGGCGGGACAAAAAAAATCAGATTTGATTGAAAAGATGAAAGACTATCAATCAGGTAAGCGTGTGGCTTCGGTGATGCATCAGTTAAGCAAGGGCTATTCTGATGAGCAAATTGAGGCGATTGCAGGTTACTTTGCGGCTTTACCTCATGAAAAGCCAGCGGCTAAAACTAAATAA
- a CDS encoding FAD/NAD(P)-binding oxidoreductase: MQRREFIQIIGAGAAVTALSGCATTEINAKGAKVVVIGGGYGGTTAAKYVRKFSNYTADVTLIEPDQNFISCPLSNLVIGGSKKMEDITVSYEGLRKNHGVNLVKDSVVSIDVAKRQVRLAGGASLFYDRLIVSPGIDLNYEKLPGMLKPNAQEEVLHAWKAGPQTLALRKQVEGMRDGGVFAISIPLAPYRCPPGPYERACQVADYFKKAKPKSKVLILDANDDVTSKPGLFKAAWATRYAGMVEYRPKHLLTDVDAKSKTLKFEFNDDIKADVLNVLPQMRAGKIALTTGLANMNARWCEVDFLTFESKVAPNVHVLGDSIQVAPLMPKSGHMANQHGKTCAAAVVAILSGAEVNQLPVYNNTCYSFVSATDVVHVSSVHRYDAEKRTMLTVPGSGGLSAAANPLEGEYAQAWARNIWADMLT, from the coding sequence ATGCAAAGACGTGAATTTATACAAATTATTGGAGCGGGCGCTGCTGTTACAGCATTGAGTGGTTGTGCAACAACTGAAATTAATGCCAAGGGTGCAAAAGTTGTGGTTATTGGCGGTGGGTATGGTGGCACTACTGCTGCTAAATATGTCCGTAAATTTTCTAATTACACTGCCGATGTCACTTTAATTGAACCTGATCAGAATTTTATTTCCTGCCCTTTATCTAATTTGGTGATTGGCGGTAGTAAGAAGATGGAGGACATCACAGTTTCTTATGAGGGTTTAAGAAAAAACCATGGTGTTAATTTGGTTAAAGATTCAGTGGTTTCTATTGACGTCGCTAAACGTCAAGTGAGGTTGGCTGGTGGCGCCTCCTTGTTTTACGATCGTTTAATTGTTTCTCCTGGTATTGATCTAAATTATGAGAAGTTGCCAGGTATGCTTAAGCCAAATGCTCAAGAAGAAGTGTTGCATGCATGGAAAGCTGGCCCTCAGACTTTGGCTTTAAGAAAACAAGTAGAGGGGATGAGGGATGGAGGAGTTTTTGCCATTTCCATTCCTTTGGCCCCGTATCGTTGCCCTCCAGGGCCTTATGAGCGTGCTTGTCAGGTAGCTGATTACTTTAAGAAGGCCAAGCCTAAGAGCAAAGTATTAATTTTGGATGCTAATGATGACGTAACATCTAAGCCAGGATTATTTAAAGCGGCTTGGGCTACACGTTATGCTGGCATGGTTGAATATCGCCCTAAACATTTATTAACGGATGTGGATGCTAAGAGCAAAACACTTAAGTTTGAATTTAATGACGATATTAAAGCTGATGTGCTAAATGTATTGCCTCAAATGCGTGCGGGAAAAATTGCTTTAACAACAGGTTTGGCGAACATGAACGCACGTTGGTGTGAAGTGGACTTCTTAACATTTGAGTCAAAAGTTGCGCCGAATGTGCATGTTTTGGGTGATTCTATTCAGGTGGCGCCACTGATGCCTAAGTCGGGTCATATGGCCAATCAGCATGGTAAGACTTGTGCAGCTGCGGTAGTGGCTATTTTGAGTGGTGCAGAAGTTAATCAGTTGCCTGTGTATAACAACACTTGTTATAGCTTTGTTTCTGCAACTGATGTTGTGCATGTGTCAAGTGTTCATCGTTACGATGCAGAGAAGCGCACGATGTTGACTGTGCCAGGCTCTGGCGGTCTGTCTGCTGCAGCTAATCCATTAGAGGGAGAGTACGCGCAGGCATGGGCACGTAACATTTGGGCGGATATGTTGACCTAA
- a CDS encoding nitroreductase gives MNQTEISKIVDDNIKARRSIRAFLPTEIPESTILDLLDVAARAPSGTNTQPWQVYVVTGEKKKMISADIMKAFMDPVAIKDHEEEYSYYPAKWVDPYISRRRKVGFDLYGLLGLGKDDKEKMQAQHARNYQFFDAPVGIFFTIDRVMQQGSWLDYGMFIQSVMLAAKARGLDTCPQAAFTQFHKIIAKHLDLKPEQQVVCGMSLGFADNSKIENTLITEREPAKNFTHFVK, from the coding sequence ATGAATCAAACTGAAATTTCCAAGATCGTTGATGACAATATTAAAGCGCGCCGGTCTATTCGCGCTTTTTTGCCAACAGAGATTCCTGAGAGCACTATTCTCGATTTATTAGATGTTGCGGCTAGGGCTCCGTCTGGAACCAATACTCAGCCTTGGCAGGTTTATGTTGTTACTGGAGAAAAAAAGAAAATGATTTCCGCTGACATCATGAAAGCCTTTATGGATCCTGTTGCTATTAAAGATCATGAGGAAGAATATAGTTATTACCCTGCTAAATGGGTTGATCCTTATATTTCTCGCCGTCGTAAAGTAGGTTTTGATTTATACGGTTTGCTGGGGCTTGGTAAAGACGATAAGGAGAAGATGCAAGCCCAGCATGCGCGTAACTATCAGTTCTTTGACGCGCCTGTAGGTATCTTCTTTACGATTGATCGCGTGATGCAGCAAGGTAGCTGGTTGGATTACGGTATGTTTATCCAAAGCGTCATGTTGGCTGCTAAAGCACGTGGTTTGGATACGTGCCCTCAGGCTGCTTTTACGCAATTTCATAAAATTATTGCGAAACATTTGGATTTGAAGCCCGAGCAACAAGTAGTTTGCGGCATGTCTTTAGGCTTTGCTGACAATAGCAAAATTGAAAATACTTTAATCACAGAACGTGAGCCGGCAAAAAACTTCACTCATTTTGTTAAGTAA
- a CDS encoding cold-shock protein, giving the protein MATGIVKWFNDAKGFGFITPDGGGEDLFAHFSAIQGNGFKSLKENQKVSFEVTTGPKGKQASNINPL; this is encoded by the coding sequence ATGGCAACAGGTATTGTTAAATGGTTTAACGACGCAAAAGGTTTTGGTTTTATTACTCCTGATGGTGGTGGTGAAGATCTTTTCGCTCACTTCTCAGCGATTCAAGGTAACGGTTTCAAAAGCTTGAAAGAAAACCAAAAGGTTAGCTTTGAAGTAACAACTGGCCCTAAGGGCAAGCAAGCTTCTAACATCAACCCACTATAA
- a CDS encoding TlpA disulfide reductase family protein — protein sequence MPTIFAIEVGDQLLLGTVTTVDGRVMDQAYWNQRNTLVQVWATWCPFCKKQNVHLDQLVKKIPPHSLNVLTLSIDKQESLVVNYMNKNNYDFPVAMMTPQLSQAIGKRRGVPELYILDKRGIVIQKDYGLMIDLDFFELSKYAQK from the coding sequence GTGCCAACCATTTTTGCTATTGAGGTTGGTGATCAATTATTGCTTGGGACTGTTACGACTGTTGATGGTCGAGTAATGGATCAAGCATATTGGAATCAGAGAAATACTTTGGTTCAGGTTTGGGCAACTTGGTGCCCATTTTGTAAAAAGCAAAATGTTCATCTAGACCAGTTAGTTAAAAAAATACCCCCGCATTCTTTAAATGTATTGACCCTATCTATTGATAAGCAAGAATCTTTGGTGGTTAATTACATGAATAAAAATAATTATGATTTCCCCGTTGCTATGATGACTCCTCAGTTAAGTCAGGCGATTGGTAAGCGTAGGGGGGTGCCGGAACTTTATATCTTGGATAAACGGGGTATAGTTATTCAAAAAGATTACGGTTTGATGATTGACTTAGATTTCTTTGAGCTTAGTAAATATGCTCAAAAATAA